One Mesorhizobium sp. J428 DNA segment encodes these proteins:
- the tolR gene encoding protein TolR, which translates to MGMSAGAANGGGGRRGGRRRGSRAPVSEINVTPLVDVMLVLLIIFMVAAPMMTVGVPIDLPETQAKPLNAETQPITVSVNDKGQIYLQETEIPIEEVVPKLEAISKTGYEERIYVRADKASQYGTVMQVMARISAAGFKNLGLITLQEQE; encoded by the coding sequence ATGGGAATGTCAGCTGGAGCCGCGAACGGCGGAGGCGGTAGACGCGGGGGACGCAGGCGCGGTTCGCGCGCGCCGGTGTCGGAAATCAACGTCACGCCGCTGGTGGACGTCATGCTGGTGCTGCTGATCATCTTCATGGTCGCGGCGCCGATGATGACCGTCGGCGTGCCGATCGACCTGCCGGAGACGCAGGCCAAGCCGCTGAACGCGGAGACGCAGCCGATCACGGTCTCCGTCAACGACAAGGGCCAGATCTACCTGCAGGAGACCGAGATCCCGATCGAGGAAGTCGTGCCGAAGCTCGAGGCGATCTCGAAGACCGGCTACGAGGAGCGCATCTACGTGCGCGCCGACAAGGCCTCGCAATACGGCACCGTGATGCAGGTGATGGCCCGCATCTCCGCGGCCGGGTTCAAG